One window of the Bradyrhizobium sp. NP1 genome contains the following:
- a CDS encoding branched-chain amino acid ABC transporter permease LivH (LivHMGF is the membrane component of the LIV-I/LS branched-chain amino acid transporter) → MDYFAQQLINGLVLGSIYGLIAIGYTMVYGIVGMINFAHGDIFMIGGFIALISFLVLVSFGLTAVPVILLLVLLVSMAITALYGWTVERIAYRPLRHSFRLAPMLSAIGMSFVLSNFSQVAQGARVKPVPPIITGGYMLHEGAGGFVVQLSNVQIVVVLTTVVLLAIFTWLVARTRLGRDMRACEQDQTMAALLGVDVDRTISMTFVIGAALAAVAGMMYLLYYGLVDFFMGFVAGIKAFTAAVLGGIGSLPGAMLGGLAIGLIETLWSAYFSVEYKDVAAFSILIVVLIFLPTGLLGRPEVEKV, encoded by the coding sequence ATGGACTATTTCGCCCAGCAACTGATCAATGGTCTCGTACTCGGCTCGATCTACGGGCTGATCGCGATCGGCTACACCATGGTCTATGGCATCGTCGGCATGATCAATTTCGCCCATGGCGACATCTTCATGATCGGCGGCTTCATCGCGCTGATCTCGTTCCTGGTGCTGGTGTCGTTCGGGCTGACCGCGGTGCCTGTGATCCTGCTGCTCGTGCTTCTGGTGTCGATGGCAATCACCGCGCTCTACGGCTGGACGGTCGAGCGCATCGCCTACCGCCCGCTGCGGCATTCGTTCCGGCTCGCGCCGATGCTGTCGGCGATCGGCATGTCCTTCGTGCTGTCGAACTTCTCGCAGGTGGCGCAGGGCGCCCGGGTCAAGCCGGTGCCGCCGATCATCACCGGCGGCTACATGCTGCACGAGGGCGCCGGCGGCTTCGTGGTCCAGCTCTCCAATGTGCAGATCGTCGTCGTCCTCACCACCGTCGTGCTGCTCGCGATCTTCACCTGGCTCGTGGCGCGCACTCGGCTCGGGCGCGACATGCGCGCCTGCGAGCAGGACCAGACCATGGCGGCGCTGCTCGGCGTCGACGTCGATCGCACCATCTCCATGACCTTCGTGATCGGGGCGGCGCTCGCCGCCGTCGCCGGCATGATGTACCTGCTCTATTACGGCCTGGTCGATTTCTTCATGGGTTTCGTCGCCGGCATCAAGGCGTTCACCGCCGCAGTCCTCGGCGGCATCGGCTCGCTGCCCGGCGCGATGCTGGGCGGGCTTGCGATCGGGCTGATCGAGACGCTGTGGTCGGCCTATTTCTCGGTCGAATACAAGGACGTCGCGGCCTTCTCGATCCTGATCGTCGTGCTGATCTTCCTGCCGACCGGCCTGCTCGGCCGGCCCGAGGTTGAAAAAGTTTGA
- the livM gene encoding high-affinity branched-chain amino acid ABC transporter permease LivM yields the protein MTATAPERTAVRSAGGTPFILKKAFLSAFVALILFSLMVGIRTEAGPSGQLIYWTRFGELASLVAAVFGGSIVVELLRQWIGPDGAAALVPQPVQRMTAAAGRLVAPLLLIFTLLVPVIFYDQRYILDLAILVLTYVMLGWGLNVVVGLAGLLDLGYVAFYAVGAYSYALLATNFGLSFWVCLPLAGILAAFWGMLLGFPVLRLRGDYLAIVTLAFGEIIRLVIINWQSLTGGPNGVSGIPRPTLFGIPLTPGGDGLAAKLGIEFSPTHRIVFLFYVILAMALLTNWVTIRLRRLPIGRAWEALREDEVACRALGINTTTTKLTAFATGAMFGGLAGAFFATRQGFISPESFTFQESALVLAIVVLGGMGSQLGVALAALAMIGGFELFRGLEQYRMLVFGMAMVLLMIWRPRGLIGHRAPTVYLKQAQAISSDLVKEGHG from the coding sequence GTGACAGCAACGGCCCCGGAGCGGACCGCGGTGCGGTCCGCGGGCGGCACCCCGTTCATCCTGAAGAAGGCATTCCTGAGCGCCTTTGTCGCGCTGATACTGTTCTCGCTGATGGTCGGCATCCGTACCGAGGCCGGCCCCAGCGGGCAGCTGATCTACTGGACGCGGTTCGGCGAGCTCGCAAGCCTAGTCGCGGCGGTGTTCGGCGGCAGCATCGTGGTCGAGCTGCTGCGGCAATGGATCGGACCGGATGGCGCGGCGGCCCTGGTGCCGCAGCCGGTGCAGCGCATGACCGCCGCCGCCGGGCGGCTGGTCGCGCCGTTGCTGCTGATCTTCACGCTGCTGGTGCCGGTGATCTTCTACGACCAGCGCTACATCCTCGACCTTGCGATCCTCGTGCTCACCTATGTGATGCTGGGCTGGGGGTTGAACGTGGTGGTCGGGCTCGCCGGCCTGCTCGACCTCGGCTATGTCGCCTTCTACGCGGTCGGCGCCTATTCCTACGCGCTGCTCGCCACCAATTTCGGGCTGTCGTTCTGGGTCTGCCTGCCGCTCGCCGGCATCCTCGCCGCGTTCTGGGGCATGCTGCTCGGCTTTCCCGTGCTCCGGCTGCGCGGCGACTATCTCGCCATCGTCACGCTGGCCTTCGGCGAGATCATCCGCCTCGTCATCATCAACTGGCAGAGCCTGACCGGCGGGCCGAACGGCGTCTCCGGGATTCCGCGCCCGACCCTGTTCGGCATCCCGCTCACCCCCGGCGGCGATGGCCTCGCCGCCAAGCTCGGCATCGAGTTCTCGCCGACCCACCGCATCGTCTTCCTGTTTTACGTGATCCTGGCGATGGCGCTGCTCACCAATTGGGTGACGATCCGCCTGCGGCGCCTGCCGATCGGCCGCGCCTGGGAGGCGCTGCGCGAGGACGAGGTCGCCTGCCGCGCGCTCGGCATCAACACCACCACCACCAAGCTCACCGCATTCGCGACCGGCGCGATGTTCGGCGGGCTCGCTGGCGCCTTCTTCGCCACGAGGCAGGGCTTCATCTCGCCGGAATCCTTCACCTTCCAGGAATCCGCGCTGGTGCTCGCCATCGTCGTGCTCGGCGGCATGGGCTCACAGCTTGGCGTCGCGCTCGCGGCTCTCGCGATGATCGGGGGCTTCGAGCTGTTCCGCGGGCTGGAGCAATACCGCATGCTGGTGTTCGGCATGGCCATGGTGCTCCTGATGATCTGGCGGCCGCGCGGCCTGATCGGCCATCGCGCCCCGACCGTGTATCTCAAGCAGGCCCAGGCGATCTCCTCCGACCTCGTCAAGGAGGGGCACGGATGA
- a CDS encoding ABC transporter ATP-binding protein: MSDAPILAVDHLTMRFGGIVAVNDLCFAAGRRQVTALIGPNGAGKTTVFNCVTGFYRPTSGCILLTHDDGKAIRLDRLNDFRIARQAKVARTFQNIRLFPGMTALENLMVAQHNALMLASGLTFLGLIGAPSWRSAEKRAIEQAKFWLDRVGLIERADDAAGNLPYGDQRRLEIARAMCTEPALLCLDEPAAGLNARESAELSTLLLAIRADHGTSILLIEHDMSVVMEISDHVVVMDYGVKIAEGKPQDVRDDPKVIAAYLGADEEEAIAVMESEP, from the coding sequence ATGAGTGACGCCCCGATTCTTGCCGTCGACCACCTGACCATGCGCTTCGGCGGCATCGTCGCGGTCAACGATCTCTGCTTCGCCGCGGGCCGTCGCCAGGTCACCGCGCTGATCGGCCCGAACGGCGCCGGCAAGACCACTGTTTTCAACTGCGTCACCGGCTTCTACCGGCCGACCAGCGGCTGCATCCTCCTGACCCATGATGACGGCAAGGCGATCCGGCTCGACCGGCTGAACGATTTCCGCATCGCGCGGCAGGCGAAAGTGGCGCGCACCTTCCAGAACATCCGCCTGTTCCCGGGCATGACCGCGCTGGAGAACCTGATGGTGGCCCAGCACAACGCGCTGATGCTGGCCTCGGGGCTGACCTTTCTCGGGCTGATCGGCGCGCCGTCCTGGCGCAGCGCGGAAAAGCGCGCGATCGAGCAGGCGAAATTCTGGCTCGATCGTGTCGGCCTGATCGAGCGCGCCGACGATGCCGCCGGCAACCTGCCCTATGGCGACCAGCGGCGGCTCGAGATCGCGCGCGCGATGTGCACCGAGCCCGCGCTGCTCTGCCTCGACGAGCCGGCCGCCGGGCTGAACGCGCGCGAGAGCGCCGAACTGAGCACGCTTCTGCTCGCGATCCGCGCCGACCACGGCACCTCGATCCTGCTGATCGAGCACGACATGAGCGTGGTGATGGAAATCTCCGATCATGTCGTGGTGATGGATTACGGCGTCAAGATCGCCGAAGGCAAGCCGCAGGACGTGCGCGACGATCCGAAGGTGATCGCGGCCTATCTCGGCGCCGATGAGGAGGAAGCGATCGCCGTGATGGAGAGCGAGCCGTGA
- a CDS encoding endonuclease domain-containing protein, translating into MTNAESRLWQSLRRDQLNGLHFRRQHPIGPFTLDFYCPSLRLAVEVDGGQHAEQRRFADERRTRWLAERNIAVVRYWNNDIHENLQGVLADLVAQLKRRSHEVTPSPPLPLSGGGRTHGDEESEP; encoded by the coding sequence ATGACAAATGCCGAATCTCGACTTTGGCAATCGCTCCGCCGCGATCAGCTCAACGGCCTTCATTTTAGAAGGCAGCACCCGATCGGGCCGTTCACGCTCGACTTCTACTGCCCCAGCCTTCGGCTCGCAGTCGAAGTCGATGGCGGGCAGCATGCTGAACAGCGGAGGTTCGCTGATGAGCGTCGCACGCGCTGGCTCGCGGAAAGGAACATTGCGGTCGTCCGCTATTGGAACAACGACATCCACGAAAATCTGCAGGGAGTGCTTGCCGATCTTGTCGCGCAGCTCAAGAGGCGTTCGCACGAGGTGACCCCCTCCCCACCCCTCCCCCTTTCAGGGGGAGGGAGAACCCATGGCGATGAGGAGAGCGAGCCGTGA
- a CDS encoding ABC transporter ATP-binding protein has product MTALLAIRGVRAAYGKIEALKGVDLEINAGEIVALIGANGAGKSTLMMTIFGRPRARTGQILFDGADITGVSTHQIARLRIAQSPEGRRIFPRMSVAENLQMGADATDASEQDRIVTLDRVLALFPRLRERMTQRGGTLSGGEQQMLAIARALMSRPRLLLLDEPSLGLAPLIARQIFDAIRTLNRQDGLTVLIVEQNANHALKLAHRGYVMVNGLITLSGTGAELLQRPEIRAAYLEGGRRG; this is encoded by the coding sequence GTGACCGCGCTGCTCGCGATCCGCGGCGTGCGCGCCGCCTACGGCAAGATCGAGGCGCTCAAGGGCGTCGATCTCGAGATCAATGCCGGCGAGATCGTCGCGCTGATCGGCGCCAACGGCGCCGGCAAGTCGACGTTGATGATGACGATCTTCGGACGTCCCCGCGCGCGCACCGGGCAGATCCTGTTCGACGGCGCTGACATCACCGGCGTGTCGACGCATCAGATCGCAAGGCTGCGCATCGCGCAGTCGCCGGAAGGGCGCCGGATCTTCCCGCGCATGAGCGTGGCGGAAAACCTGCAGATGGGCGCCGATGCCACCGACGCCAGCGAGCAGGATCGCATCGTCACGCTCGACCGCGTGCTGGCCCTGTTTCCGCGGCTCAGGGAACGCATGACCCAGCGCGGCGGCACGCTGTCCGGCGGCGAGCAGCAGATGCTGGCGATCGCGCGCGCGCTGATGAGCCGCCCTCGCCTTTTGCTCCTGGACGAGCCGTCGCTCGGCCTGGCGCCGCTGATCGCCCGGCAGATCTTCGACGCGATCCGGACCCTCAACCGCCAGGACGGACTGACCGTGCTGATCGTCGAGCAGAACGCCAACCATGCGCTCAAGCTCGCCCATCGCGGCTATGTCATGGTCAATGGCCTGATCACACTGTCCGGAACCGGGGCCGAACTGCTGCAGCGGCCGGAAATCCGCGCCGCCTATCTCGAAGGCGGCCGGCGGGGATAG
- a CDS encoding branched-chain amino acid ABC transporter substrate-binding protein, with the protein MKSLKLIGLALGASVALSASAFAQDIRIAVAGPMTGSESAFGRQMKNGAEMAVDDLNAAGGVLGKKLALEVGDDACDPKQARSIAEKLSGMKIPFVAGHFCSSSSIPASEAYADGNTLQITPASTNPLFTERKLWNVARVCGRDDQQGLVAADYIMKNFKGKNVAILNDKTTYGKGLADETKKALNKAGFTEKMFESYNKGDKDFNSIVSRLKRDNIDLVYVGGYHQEAGLILRQMRDQGLQTILMAGDAMNDKEFASITGPAAEGTLFTFGPDPRNKPTAKAIVEKFKAKGIDPEGYTLYTYAAMQIWSQAAAKAGTTDPKKVMDTIKAGDWDTVLGKLGFDAKGDIKAIDYVVYKWDAKGNYAEINPKGS; encoded by the coding sequence ATGAAATCATTGAAGCTCATCGGCCTGGCGCTCGGCGCCTCGGTCGCGCTGTCGGCGAGTGCGTTCGCGCAGGACATCAGGATCGCGGTCGCCGGCCCCATGACGGGCAGCGAATCGGCATTCGGCCGGCAGATGAAGAACGGCGCCGAAATGGCCGTGGACGACCTCAATGCCGCGGGCGGTGTGCTCGGCAAGAAGCTCGCGCTCGAGGTCGGCGACGACGCCTGCGATCCCAAGCAGGCGCGTTCGATCGCCGAAAAGCTCTCCGGGATGAAGATTCCGTTCGTCGCCGGCCACTTCTGCTCGTCATCCTCGATCCCGGCGTCGGAGGCCTATGCCGACGGCAACACGCTGCAGATCACGCCAGCCTCGACCAACCCGTTGTTCACCGAGCGCAAGCTCTGGAACGTGGCGCGGGTCTGCGGCCGCGACGACCAGCAGGGCCTTGTCGCCGCCGACTACATCATGAAGAATTTCAAGGGCAAGAACGTCGCGATCCTCAACGACAAGACGACCTACGGCAAGGGCCTGGCCGACGAGACCAAGAAGGCGCTCAACAAGGCCGGCTTCACCGAAAAGATGTTCGAGTCCTACAACAAAGGCGACAAGGACTTTAACTCGATCGTGTCGCGCCTGAAGCGCGATAACATCGATCTGGTCTATGTCGGCGGCTATCACCAGGAGGCAGGGCTGATCCTGCGCCAGATGCGCGACCAGGGCCTGCAGACGATACTGATGGCGGGCGACGCCATGAACGACAAGGAGTTCGCTTCCATCACCGGCCCCGCCGCCGAAGGAACCCTGTTCACCTTCGGACCCGATCCGCGCAACAAGCCGACCGCCAAGGCGATCGTCGAGAAGTTCAAGGCCAAGGGCATCGATCCCGAGGGCTACACCCTCTACACCTACGCGGCGATGCAGATCTGGTCGCAGGCCGCCGCGAAGGCCGGCACGACCGACCCGAAGAAGGTGATGGATACCATCAAGGCCGGCGACTGGGACACCGTGCTCGGCAAGCTCGGCTTTGATGCCAAGGGCGACATCAAGGCGATCGACTACGTCGTGTACAAGTGGGACGCCAAGGGCAACTACGCCGAGATCAATCCGAAGGGATCATGA
- a CDS encoding response regulator, translating into MLRALVVDDQADVRTMISIVLRVHRFAIIEAASAAAALQAFEGATFDVAIVDIFLQGTSGVDLITMMRERVPGLPVVAISGMTALDFVSQSPDLGDVICLQKPFRPNDLIHAITQACANSRRETGGALAQGAVV; encoded by the coding sequence ATGCTTCGCGCCCTCGTCGTCGACGACCAGGCGGACGTCCGCACCATGATCTCGATCGTGTTGCGGGTCCATCGTTTCGCGATCATCGAGGCGGCGAGCGCCGCGGCGGCGCTGCAGGCGTTCGAGGGCGCGACCTTCGACGTGGCAATCGTCGACATCTTCCTGCAGGGGACGAGCGGCGTCGATCTCATCACGATGATGCGGGAACGGGTTCCGGGCCTGCCGGTGGTCGCCATTTCCGGGATGACGGCGCTGGATTTCGTGTCGCAATCGCCCGATCTCGGCGACGTCATCTGCCTGCAAAAGCCGTTTCGTCCGAACGACCTGATCCATGCCATCACGCAGGCCTGCGCCAACAGCCGTCGCGAGACCGGCGGCGCGCTCGCGCAGGGCGCCGTAGTCTGA
- a CDS encoding PAS domain S-box protein, with product MPATRRDRMAALAVVGVSALLFACVAPFAGVPLTPIPAFVASYQSALAVNDLLTAILLFAQFSILRSRALALVASGYLFTAFAALAHALTFPGLFTPTGLFGSGPQTTVWLYMAWHGVFPLLVLGYALLKDRQEDIVADGSVGRVIAVFVALVAALIAGILWTVTGGHQYLPVLLSGGRYTTTMIGVVSSIWALCLATVAVLWLRRPHSVLDIWLMVVLCAWLFDVALSAIINVARFDLGFYAGRIYGLCAASFVLAVLLIENVLLQAQMSRRVGALRRQAASDRDYYGERERLFAAVVESANDAIITKTLDGRITGWNRAAEKLFGYPAAEAVGQSIDMIVPPERRAELRDILCRIGQGEIIEHYETLRLHKSGREINVSLSISPLRSASGEIIGASKAARDITEVKRTQMALSRELDERQRIFETSQDLIVVTDTAGTYVQVSPSAVAILGYQPEEMVGRSAVDFIHADDLEHTRTEMRSARQGRQIRNFETRYIHKDGQAVMLNWTGSWSEPARRYFFIGRDLTEKQAAEAQFRQAQKMDAVGQLTGGVAHDFNNILTVITGTIGILQEAVTDRPELVSIAKLIDDAAERGAHLTKHLLAFARKQPLQPREIDLNALVVDAAKLLRPTLGEQIEISPLLAQDAWAALVDPNQLITAILNLALNARDAMPDGGKLVIETRNVYLDEGYASMHSEVTPGNYVMVAVSDTGSGIPAAMLERVFDPFFTTKEVGKGTGLGLSMVFGFVKQSGGHIKIYSEEGHGTTVRIYLPRSSGLEMTAAEVVASAEARGGNECVLVVEDDRLVRQYVLTQIRSLGYATLEAENATEALSIIDGNPDIDLLFTDVIMPGPMNGRQLVDEALRRRPALKTLFTSGYTENAIVHHGRLDSGVLLLAKPYRKAELAQMIRTALDN from the coding sequence ATGCCGGCAACCCGGCGTGACCGCATGGCGGCGCTTGCCGTGGTCGGCGTTTCGGCGCTGCTCTTTGCATGTGTCGCGCCCTTTGCCGGGGTGCCGCTCACGCCGATTCCAGCCTTTGTGGCGAGCTATCAATCGGCGCTGGCCGTCAACGATCTGCTGACTGCGATCCTGTTGTTCGCGCAATTCTCGATTCTGCGCTCGCGCGCGCTGGCGCTGGTCGCGAGCGGATATCTGTTCACCGCCTTTGCGGCGCTGGCGCACGCGCTGACCTTCCCCGGTCTGTTCACCCCGACCGGATTGTTCGGGTCCGGCCCACAGACCACGGTCTGGCTCTACATGGCCTGGCACGGGGTATTTCCGCTGCTCGTGCTCGGCTATGCGCTGCTCAAGGACCGGCAGGAGGACATCGTCGCCGACGGCTCGGTCGGACGCGTCATCGCCGTCTTTGTCGCGCTGGTCGCCGCGCTGATCGCCGGCATTCTCTGGACGGTCACCGGCGGCCACCAATATTTGCCGGTGCTGCTGAGCGGCGGACGCTATACGACGACCATGATCGGCGTCGTGTCCTCGATATGGGCCCTGTGTCTGGCCACCGTCGCGGTGCTGTGGCTGCGCCGGCCGCATTCCGTGCTCGATATCTGGCTGATGGTCGTGCTGTGCGCCTGGCTGTTCGACGTCGCGCTGTCGGCGATCATCAACGTCGCCCGCTTCGACCTCGGCTTCTACGCCGGACGTATCTACGGGCTTTGCGCGGCAAGCTTCGTGCTCGCCGTCCTCCTGATCGAGAACGTCCTGCTGCAGGCGCAGATGTCGCGGCGGGTCGGCGCGCTGCGCCGCCAGGCCGCCTCCGACCGCGACTATTACGGCGAGCGCGAACGGCTGTTTGCCGCCGTCGTCGAATCCGCCAACGACGCCATCATCACCAAGACGCTCGATGGCCGGATCACCGGCTGGAACCGCGCCGCCGAAAAGCTGTTCGGCTATCCGGCGGCGGAGGCCGTCGGACAGTCGATCGACATGATCGTGCCGCCGGAGCGGCGCGCCGAATTGCGCGACATACTGTGCCGCATCGGTCAGGGCGAGATCATCGAGCATTACGAAACCTTGCGCCTGCACAAAAGCGGACGGGAGATCAACGTCTCGCTCAGTATCTCGCCCTTGCGCTCGGCCTCGGGCGAGATCATCGGCGCGTCAAAGGCCGCGCGCGACATCACCGAGGTCAAGCGCACGCAGATGGCGCTGAGCCGTGAGCTCGACGAGCGACAACGCATCTTCGAGACCTCCCAGGATCTCATTGTCGTCACCGACACGGCGGGAACCTACGTTCAGGTCAGCCCGAGCGCCGTGGCCATTCTCGGCTACCAGCCTGAGGAAATGGTCGGCCGCAGCGCTGTCGATTTCATTCATGCCGACGACCTCGAGCACACCCGGACGGAAATGCGCTCGGCGCGCCAGGGCCGGCAGATTCGCAATTTCGAGACCCGCTACATCCACAAGGATGGGCAGGCGGTGATGCTGAACTGGACCGGATCCTGGTCGGAGCCGGCGCGGCGCTACTTCTTCATCGGCCGCGACCTCACGGAAAAGCAGGCCGCCGAGGCGCAGTTCCGGCAGGCCCAGAAGATGGACGCAGTCGGGCAGCTGACCGGCGGCGTCGCGCACGACTTCAACAACATCCTGACCGTGATCACGGGGACGATCGGAATCCTGCAGGAGGCGGTCACGGACCGCCCGGAGCTGGTCTCGATCGCGAAGCTGATCGACGACGCGGCCGAGCGCGGCGCCCACCTCACCAAGCACCTGCTTGCCTTCGCCCGCAAGCAGCCGCTGCAACCGCGCGAGATCGACCTCAACGCGCTGGTCGTCGATGCCGCCAAGCTGCTGCGGCCGACGCTCGGCGAGCAGATCGAGATCTCGCCGCTGCTGGCCCAGGACGCGTGGGCCGCGCTGGTCGATCCGAACCAGCTCATCACCGCGATCCTCAACCTCGCACTCAACGCGCGCGACGCGATGCCCGACGGCGGCAAGCTCGTGATCGAGACACGCAACGTCTATCTCGACGAGGGCTATGCGAGCATGCACAGCGAGGTCACGCCGGGCAATTACGTGATGGTCGCGGTAAGCGATACCGGCAGCGGGATTCCGGCGGCGATGCTGGAGCGGGTATTCGATCCCTTCTTCACCACTAAGGAGGTCGGCAAGGGCACAGGCCTCGGCCTGTCCATGGTGTTCGGCTTCGTCAAGCAGTCGGGCGGCCACATCAAGATCTACAGCGAGGAAGGCCACGGCACGACCGTCCGCATCTATTTGCCGCGATCGAGCGGGCTGGAAATGACCGCCGCCGAGGTGGTCGCGTCGGCGGAGGCCAGGGGCGGCAACGAATGCGTGCTCGTGGTCGAGGACGACCGGCTGGTGCGCCAATATGTGCTGACCCAGATCCGGAGCCTCGGCTACGCGACGCTGGAGGCCGAAAACGCGACCGAGGCGCTGTCGATCATCGACGGTAATCCGGACATCGACCTGCTGTTCACCGACGTCATCATGCCGGGCCCGATGAACGGCCGCCAGCTCGTCGACGAAGCGCTGAGGCGCCGCCCCGCGCTGAAGACGCTGTTCACGTCGGGCTATACCGAGAACGCGATCGTCCACCACGGCCGGCTCGATTCCGGCGTCTTGCTGCTGGCAAAACCCTATCGTAAAGCCGAGCTGGCGCAGATGATCAGGACGGCGCTGGACAACTGA
- a CDS encoding P1 family peptidase, with protein sequence MNNLITDISGVRVGHADDARLASGVTAIVFDRPVVAAVDVRGGGPGTRESAALDPANTVEGIDAIALGGGSAFGLDAAGGIQALLAEQGRGFAVRDARIPIVPGAIIFDLLNGGDKAWGRFAPYRDLGYAAAGAAAADFALGSVGAGLGATTATLKGGVGSASAVTQAGVTVGALAVVNAVGSVTVGDGPWFWAAPFEVNGEFGGRGLPARFTPDMLAPRLKGGPAAQASENTTLVVVATDAALNKPQAKRLAMIAQTGMARAIYPVHAPLDGDVVFAAATGQKPVDPLYGLTELGMVAANVVARAIARSVFTATALPFPGALPSWQDRFS encoded by the coding sequence TTGAACAATCTCATCACCGACATATCCGGCGTTCGCGTCGGCCATGCCGACGATGCGCGGCTCGCCTCCGGCGTCACCGCCATCGTATTCGACAGACCGGTCGTGGCCGCAGTCGACGTGCGCGGCGGCGGGCCGGGCACGCGCGAAAGCGCGGCGCTCGATCCCGCCAACACGGTCGAGGGAATCGATGCGATCGCGCTTGGCGGCGGCTCGGCCTTTGGGCTCGACGCCGCCGGCGGCATCCAGGCGCTGCTCGCCGAGCAGGGCCGCGGCTTCGCCGTGCGCGACGCGCGGATCCCGATCGTGCCGGGCGCGATCATCTTCGATCTCTTGAACGGCGGCGACAAGGCGTGGGGACGCTTCGCGCCGTACCGCGATCTCGGTTACGCCGCCGCCGGCGCGGCAGCCGCGGATTTCGCGCTCGGCAGCGTCGGCGCCGGGCTCGGCGCCACCACCGCGACCCTGAAGGGCGGCGTGGGCTCCGCATCGGCGGTGACGCAGGCGGGCGTCACGGTCGGTGCGCTAGCGGTCGTCAATGCGGTCGGCAGCGTCACCGTCGGCGACGGGCCGTGGTTCTGGGCGGCGCCGTTCGAGGTGAACGGCGAATTTGGCGGGCGTGGCCTGCCCGCCCGCTTCACGCCGGACATGCTGGCGCCGCGGCTGAAGGGCGGCCCCGCGGCGCAAGCGAGCGAGAACACCACCCTGGTCGTGGTGGCGACCGACGCCGCGCTGAACAAGCCGCAGGCCAAGCGCCTTGCCATGATTGCCCAGACCGGCATGGCGCGCGCGATCTATCCGGTGCATGCGCCGCTCGACGGCGACGTGGTGTTCGCCGCGGCAACGGGGCAGAAGCCCGTCGACCCGCTCTACGGCCTGACCGAGCTCGGCATGGTCGCGGCGAACGTCGTGGCGCGTGCCATCGCCCGCAGCGTGTTCACGGCGACCGCCTTGCCGTTCCCCGGCGCGCTGCCGTCCTGGCAGGATCGTTTCAGCTAG
- a CDS encoding EF-hand domain-containing protein, producing MLPALGALSSALDVLQSLTASKSASGQPAGGQSAAGTTPFDVTGGAAPSGAPAAQPTSTSGFSQISPQTMSALIAAQSQSGSTDAAPMSPADALKDLFSQIDANGDGQITKSEFENALGAGGTNVAQADDVFNKLDANGDGSVSLDELTKALKGAGGHNHGHHVGHAGGSGDGAGNANADPLLQAISGASNNVVANSDGSTTTSITYADGSKVTLTTPAASSSASASATSSYNFIEQLIQREAQSLSASAGASLSVAA from the coding sequence ATGTTGCCTGCCCTTGGTGCGCTGTCCTCGGCGCTCGATGTCCTGCAATCGCTCACCGCGTCGAAATCCGCATCCGGCCAGCCGGCAGGCGGGCAGTCCGCCGCCGGCACGACGCCCTTCGACGTCACAGGCGGTGCGGCCCCCTCCGGCGCCCCCGCAGCGCAGCCCACTTCCACCAGCGGCTTTTCCCAGATCTCGCCGCAGACCATGAGCGCGCTGATCGCGGCGCAGAGCCAGTCGGGTTCGACGGATGCCGCACCGATGAGCCCGGCCGACGCGCTCAAGGACCTGTTCTCGCAGATCGATGCCAATGGCGACGGTCAGATCACCAAGTCCGAATTCGAGAACGCGCTCGGGGCCGGCGGCACCAACGTCGCCCAGGCCGACGACGTCTTCAACAAGCTGGACGCCAACGGCGATGGCAGCGTCAGCCTCGACGAGCTGACGAAGGCGCTGAAGGGCGCGGGCGGTCACAATCACGGCCATCACGTCGGGCATGCCGGCGGCTCGGGCGACGGCGCAGGCAACGCCAATGCCGATCCACTGCTGCAGGCGATCTCCGGCGCGTCCAACAACGTCGTCGCCAACAGCGACGGCTCGACCACCACCTCGATCACCTATGCCGACGGCTCGAAGGTGACGCTGACGACTCCGGCAGCATCATCATCGGCCTCGGCGTCCGCGACCTCGTCCTACAATTTCATCGAGCAGTTGATCCAGCGTGAGGCGCAGAGCCTGTCGGCATCGGCCGGCGCCTCGCTGTCAGTCGCTGCCTGA